A single genomic interval of Labrus mixtus chromosome 6, fLabMix1.1, whole genome shotgun sequence harbors:
- the itprip gene encoding inositol 1,4,5-trisphosphate receptor-interacting protein translates to MQGSIARVCMVVAAAILNHPLLFPRENTTVQEQDEEMMARMREHEERLEMEQSKLEKELAQLESQREETSTEEGYSWYFWSALSLVIFFTIEMCRVDLADTEVRPVEDEDVFPESGSITPRTMVLDKDVLGNFCDKCTYTSAHDNWRVREFVEGFADDLLESLRSVCDRTDMEVGDFVGIGSMFESWRVCKPLMCDLLVPFSPPDPHSFQFHLWCCPSSDVPPDMQGCGKIKVTKENEEGCICGSANLGEDMLCLLHSRDDGIKVDCGPDELLCSRNTSFLSKDQVMKWFQISVTKAWGRISHKYDFEVTFRNLDAAGALKIRFPSGKVIVMNIIPVVQFEDTDAYFVSHFPSDCESAPDPYWALSFAIYERNLFKYFTKCLPQHSCHLHCLQIVTFLHRKQTGLTGKSAFTNYHFKTALLHLLLLSKSPSSWGFENIEHRLRDILVFMQRSLQEKRLHHVLIGNSKVPEEVRVPEIIQRAEPVNLLRPLVLQTELYAATVKHFQEMLRNASALLQEYTPHLPNGGLHHS, encoded by the coding sequence atgcAGGGTTCCATTGCACGAGTGTGTATGGTGGTTGCAGCTGCCATATTAAACCACCCCTTGCTGTTTCCTCGAGAGAACACCACAGTCCAAGAACAGGATGAGGAGATGATGGCTCGCATGCGGGAGCATGAGGAGAGGTTGGAAATGGAGCAATCCAAGCTAGAGAAAGAGCTGGCACAGTTGGAGTCACAGCGGGAGGAAACCAGCACAGAGGAGGGCTACAGTTGGTACTTTTGGAGCGCTTTGTCTTTGGTCATTTTCTTCACTATTGAGATGTGCAGAGTTGATCTAGCTGACACAGAAGTCAGGCCCGTAGAGGATGAAGACGTCTTTCCAGAGAGTGGATCCATCACCCCCAGGACAATGGTACTAGATAAGGATGTCCTTGGTAACTTCTGTGACAAATGCACCTACACCTCGGCCCATGACAACTGGAGGGTGAGGGAGTTTGTCGAGGGTTTTGCTGATGACTTGCTGGAATCACTCAGGAGCGTATGTGACAGGACAGACATGGAAGTCGGGGACTTTGTTGGAATAGGGAGCATGTTTGAGTCTTGGAGGGTGTGTAAGCCCCTAATGTGCGACCTTCTGGTGCCTTTTTCCCCTCCAGATCCGCACTCTTTTCAGTTCCACCTGTGGTGCTGCCCCTCCAGCGACGTGCCTCCAGACATGCAGGGCTGCGGCAAAATCAAGGTGACCAAGGAGAACGAGGAGGGTTGTATCTGTGGCTCTGCTAATCTGGGAGAGGACATGCTTTGTCTGCTACACAGCAGAGATGACGGCATCAAAGTGGACTGCGGTCCTGATGAGCTCCTCTGCTCCAGAAACACATCCTTCCTGTCCAAAGATCAAGTCATGAAGTGGTTTCAGATCTCTGTAACTAAAGCGTGGGGACGCATCTCTCACAAGTACGACTTTGAAGTCACTTTCCGCAACCTGGATGCAGCGGGGGCTCTAAAGATCCGATTCCCTTCTGGGAAAGTCATAGTGATGAACATCATACCTGTGGTGCAGTTCGAGGACACCGATGCTTATTTTGTCTCTCACTTTCCTTCAGATTGTGAGAGCGCCCCAGACCCATACTGGGCCCTCTCTTTTGCAATCTATGAGAGGAATTTGTTCAAATATTTCACCAAATGCCTACCACAACATTCCTGTCATTTACACTGCCTTCAGATTGTGACTTTCTTACACAGAAAGCAGACAGGGCTCACAGGAAAAAGTGCATTTACAAACTACCACTTTAAGACTGCACTGTTGCACTTGTTGCTGCTGAGTAAAAGCCCCTCCTCATGGGGCTTTGAGAACATAGAGCACAGGCTTCGGGACATACTCGTCTTCATGCAGAGGAGTCTGCAGGAGAAAAGACTTCATCATGTTCTTATCGGGAACAGTAAAGTGCCAGAAGAAGTCCGGGTTCCTGAAATAATTCAAAGAGCAGAGCCCGTCAATCTGCTGCGACCTCTGGTGTTGCAGACGGAGCTTTATGCAGCtacagtcaaacattttcaagagaTGTTGAGAAATGCAAGCGCGCTATTACAAGAATACACACCTCACTTACCAAATGGAGGTTTACACCACAGCTGA
- the LOC132975401 gene encoding glutathione S-transferase omega-1-like — MSTEKCFAKGSAAPASVPEDHIRLYSMRFCPFAHRARLVLNAKGIKHETININLKDKPDWFLERNPLGLVPTLETPAGEVIYESPITCDYLDEVYPEKKLLPSSPYGKAQQKMMLEHFSKVTPYFYKIPTGRKNGDDVSGLEAELKEKFAKLNVDLVNKKTKFFGGDSITMIDYMMWPFFERLEIFELKHCLDGTPELKKWTECMMEDPAVKATTHSMDTYKAFYQGYGDGKPNYDLGL, encoded by the exons ATGTCTACTGAAAAGTGCTTCGCCAAAG GCAGTGCTGCACCTGCTTCAGTGCCCGAAGACCACATCAGACTTTACAGCATGAGATTCTGCCCCTTCGCTCACCGGGCCAGACTTGTTCTGAATGCCAAAGGGATCAa GCACGAAACGATCAATATCAACCTGAAAGACAAACCTGACTGGTTCCTTGAGAGGAACCCCCTCGGTCTTGTCCCCACACTGGAGACCCCTGCTGGTGAAGTGATCTACGAGTCCCCCATCACCTGTGACTACCTGGATGAAGTTTACCCTGAGAAGAAGctgcttccttcctctccttatGGTAAAGCTCAACAGAAGATGATGCTGGAGCATTTCTCTAAG GTAACTCCATACTTCTACAAGATCCCAACTGGGAGAAAGAATGGAGATGATGTCTCAGGGCTGGAGGCTGAACTGAAAGAGAAGTTTGCCAAATTAAATGTG gACCTTGTCAACAAGAAGACCAAGTTCTTTGGCGGTGATTCCATCACAATGATCGACTACATGATGTGGCCATTCTTTGAGAGGCTTGAGATCTTCGAACTGAAACA CTGCCTTGACGGCACACCTGAGCTGAAGAAGTGGACCGAGTGCATGATGGAGGATCCCGCTGTCAAAGCCACCACACACAGCATGGACACCTACAAGGCCTTCTACCAGGGCTACGGGGACGGGAAACCCAACTACGACCTGGgcctgtag
- the cfap43 gene encoding cilia- and flagella-associated protein 43, with protein sequence MAENAGYHHLHGFLVARDTQRQSRCWIQGFTNKSIAYVDNTTVCYSSGSHICFLNLETQIQSVLKSPGRGVGALTANGNNGIFAFSEQKLCPSIFVYIFPEVHLKNELKGAAQLDYTSLTLSEGGTYLGCCSALPEHTITVWNWENAEQICTQPNAGKGIVSLLFNPLNWLQLCALSTTGLTVWNIEKSGSFHVLKQSVIELPATDGSFVESLMPTLNIVKKEKVPYFGPEMPPSAIAGLQGDKADNILAKLCTKARLTITAICWTAKSELYVGCVEGFLLLVDPESLCVSVLFNPTTADATPELRQSNFQSLTLNKNGLITIGKENVVHCLQLKGNQINITQTWKTETAVTTVMLSPDLETLLLSSNTGQIYMLNPTSDEIGKVLDVLSGNFVAAALLHTGRNICVSVREFGELQLWSSDGVCLGSLSLQTQVTSLACCPVAQYAAVGTTSGYVLFIDLNSEEQPRLVHQVHLYNTPVDHLVFEKDGHYLFTSASDSHVYVLDAKPSKRFTVIGFTVVPGPILSLSSQSIRNSGEVKVLALCREQEGQSQNGNMLTVLTLPVRDISDTDCVDRHGVLSNNILKVCRYEVPHPLESCVLGVSEVFAYCHKRKTLLRFQLPQDTDSLSSQEVVQLTPEQEVKGHPLGPASLVLSPHNLWLASVGQDGLLRIQETVSMERYIELQCHSCRLGGVRSVSFSADSQTLLTAGFKDGSLLCTNLRNTGLDGGKMIEATLHSKSMEMFLMKMFNKENHVLIDLPAWGKGTVPGSEKPTGPEGSTEAESVDVTEQDDSYNSLLSAPPSHLTWLESRREAVLKEESEQYSEARKNMRKTLKELRDTIQEMMRENETLPEIERLELNEFNLDVEEQRRLDAMVEQEVIRVRNEIEWEMLAKSYLRDVLKKECWDSMKVKGKAIEAFHSEHEVKNYPLRERTEKELEDLRRVQDMRKFEKAACISSPQKSSNTTGAKEKEQGEDSNGAESTAVTGSFSAQLGYSNPYIYDQFSLQTTEQRINQMILLQDVIYRIKTGFNANFEAMHKQKVQELSRVRDRNQHIKEIMLELDMNETLWEPSLTVSEWPERLLTVDDSEIKAEKYLTPEQKVEEERKKLEEQRRLAAKGDNFRERALDNMMDGALEVKKENILKMEIPPPEFVLTKPVIHWTEEEKKIHKEYEKKDKDLNEEKEKYKKALENEIKKLQAATKDVTERFDETLKQLFEKKLNCEMTIYQEELKMTYLAYSVLVEVEMTNRELELKRKLEKTVTYKDEIGEQLKTHEEEVELFHENYNTTVAEDKGLDKEFRKEFFNVPGLMVDHLYKLFKRRPRVQKMRTQTDNNSNPFKEQHLCGSLAPDALGKMLKAMEDLDAPENMPKGLNRSIWDKFCLVRRAKVESEQKVKLNALTLAEMQAFQQKRRDDDTAVQQEIKNLSDELERLHKERNRFLMDIMVQVLLKPDQVEVSLTDMIADFTDSVLYPRSVVEDLNTTVRSLGGQKIASMVGCKDFRKGIIQLQWEHKKMAMQIEDLNNKKRDVQKLQLSKEQQDYLDSKDQDSRMSKQVSILEKTIAFQKKTHQQSVQHRRKKIEQLSKQAAIKAKKTKVVEQQLPNMQVAVAERRHIYEQMDSEEHQAAGTEERYQEIVQRSKLKDLAQAQAEDLAILRAEVVRLRMKNFPSLDQLKHV encoded by the exons ATGGCAGAAAACGCCGGTTACCACCACCTGCATGGCTTTCTTGTTGCCAGGGATACGCAACGACAGTCccgttg CTGGATACAAGGGTTTACAAACAAGAGTATCGCATATGTCGACAATACAACTGTATGTTACTCGAGTGGGAGTCATATCTGTTTCCTCAACTTGGAGACACAAATTCAAAGTGTGCTGAAGAGTCCTGGCAGAGGGGTTGGTGCATTGACGGCAAATGGCAATAATGGCATTTTTGCTTTCTCTGAGCAAAAGCTATGTCCATcaatatttgtttacatttttccagAGGTTCACTTAAAGAATGAATTAAAAG GGGCAGCCCAACTGGACTACACATCCCTGACGTTAAGTGAAGGTGGTACTTATTTAGGCTGTTGTTCAGCTCTTCCAGAGCACACCATTACAGTATG gaaCTGGGAAAATGCTGAGCAAATTTGTACACAACCAAATGCTGGGAAAGggattgtttctttgttgttcaaCCCCCTGAATTGGCTCCAGCTTTGTGCCTTGAGCACTACTGGCCTCACTGTCTGGAATATTGAGAAGAGTGGCAGCTTTCATGTTCTGAAACAAAG TGTGATAGAGCTACCGGCAACAGATGGCTCCTTTGTTGAGAGTTTGATGCCCACCTTAAATAttgtcaaaaaagaaaaagttcccTATTTTGGTCCAGAGATGCCTCCATCAGCCATCGCAGGGCTTCAGGGAGACAAGGCAGACAACATATTG GCTAAACTCTGCACCAAAGCCAGACTAACtattactgccatctgctggacaGCCAAATCAGAGCTCTATGTGGGCTGTGTGGAAGGCTTTCTGCTGCTTGTCGACCCAGAGAGCCTCTGTGTCTCAGTGCTCTTTAACCCCacaa ctgCTGATGCCACCCCTGAACTCCGACAGAGCAACTTTCAAAGTTTAACCCTTAACAAGAATGGTTTGATCACTATCGGAAAG GAGAATGTGGTGCACTGTCTACAATTGAAAGGGAACCAGATCAACATTACTCAAACATGGAAAACAGAAACCGCTGTCACAACTGTGATGCTCTCACCAGACTTAGAAACATTACTTTTATCCTCTAATACA GGACAAATCTACATGTTGAACCCAACATCAGACGAGATTGGAAAGGTCCTGGATGTCCTTAGTGGCAACTTTGTGGCAGCAGCTTTGTTGCACACTGGCAGAAATATTTGTGTG TCAGTGAGGGAGTTTGGAGAACTGCAGCTGTGGTCCTCAGATGGCGTTTGCCTCGGATCCCTGTCTCTTCAAACACAG GTGACAAGTCTGGCCTGCTGTCCTGTTGCACAATATGCAGCTGTAGGAACAACTTCAGGATATGTCCTCTTCATTGACCTGAACAGCGAAGAACAGCCTCGCCTGGTGCACCAGGTTCACCTGTACAACACTCCTGTGGATCACCTTGT TTTCGAAAAAGATGGACACTATCTCTTCACCAGTGCCTCAGACTCACATGTCTATGTCCTAGATGCAAAGCCATCAAAAAGGTTTACAGTCATAGGATTCACAG TTGTTCCTGGACCCATCCTGTCGCTGTCAAGTCAAAGCATCAGGAACTCTGGGGAGGTGAAAGTACTTGCACTTTGCAGAGAACAGGAAGGCCAAAGTCAAAATGGTAACATGCTCACAGTGCTAACTCTGCCTGTGAGGGATATTTCAG aTACAGATTGTGTAGACAGACACGGAGTTCTGTCCAATAACATCCTCAAAGTGTGCAGATATGAAGTGCCTCACCCTCTTGAATCCTGTGTTCTTGGAGTCAGTGAGGTCTTTGCTTACTGCCACAAAAGGAAAACTCTCCTGCGGTTCCAGCTTCCCCAG GACACAGACAGTCTCTCTAGCCAAGAGGTGGTTCAGCTGACACcagagcaggaagtgaagggaCATCCTCTTGGCCCTGCCTCTCTCGTTCTGTCTCCACATAACTTATGGCTGGCCTCTGTAGGCCAAGATGGCCTATTACGCATCCAAGAGACTGTTTCCATG GAGCGGTACATTGAACTTCAGTGTCATTCATGCCGTCTGGGTGGAGTGAGGAGTGTATCCTTCTCTGCTGACAGTCAGACACTCCTCACTGCTGGCTTTAAAGATGGCTCTCTTCTTTGCACTAATCTCAG AAATACAGGTTTGGATGGTGGTAAGATGATTGAAGCTACTCTGCACAGCAagtctatggaaatgttcttgatgaaaatgttcaataaagAGAATCATGTCCTCATTGATCTGCCTGCATGGGGTAAAGGGACAGTACCTGGCTCTGAAAAACCAACGGGCCCTGAG GGGAGTACTGAAGCAGAGAGTGTGGATGTGACAGAGCAGGATGACAGTTATAACAGCCTGCTGTCTGCTCCACCTTCACACCTCACATGGCTGGAGAGCAGGCGAGAGGCG gttttaaaggaagaaagtgaGCAATACTCTGAGGCGAGGAAAAACATGAGGAAAACCCTCAAAGAGTTGCGTGACACT atCCAGGAGATGATGCGTGAAAATGAGACCCTCCCAGAAATCGAGCGTCTGGAACTCAACGAATTCAACCTGGATGTTGAGGAGCAGAGGAGACTGGATGCCATGGTGGAGCAGGAAGTTATCAGG GTAAGAAATGAAATCGAATGGGAGATGTTAGCAAAAAGCTACCTACGTGATGTCCTAAAGAAAGAATGCTGGGATTCAATGAAGGTCAAAGGGAAGGCCATTGAG GCCTTTCACTCTGAACACGAGGTGAAAAACTACCCACTGAGGGAGCGGACAGAGAAAGAGCTGGAGGACCTTCGCAGGGTTCAGGATATGAGGAAGTTTGAAAAAGCTGCTTGCATC AGCAGCCCACAGAAAAGTTCCAACACAACAGGGGCGAAGGAGAAAGAGCAGGGGGAGGACAGTAACGGGGCAGAGAGCACCGCTGTAACAGGAAGTTTCTCTGCTCAGTTAGGATATTCCAATCCCTACATTTACGATCAGTTCAGCCTGCAGACCACAGAACAGAGGATCAACCAGATGATTCTACTACAG GATGTGATTTATCGCATCAAGACCGGGTTCAACGCCAACTTTGAGGCCATGCACAAGCAGAAGGTGCAGGAGCTCAGCCGTGTGAGGGACAGGAACCAGCATATCAAGGAGATCATGCTGGAACTGGACATGAACGAGACGCTGTGGGAGCCAAGCCTGACGGTCAGCGAGTGGCCAGAGAGGCTCCTCACTGTGGACGACTCTGAG ATCAAAGCAGAAAAGTATCTCACCCCAGAAcagaaagtggaggaggagaggaagaaattGGAAGAGCAGAGACGTTTGGCTGCCAAA GGGGATAACTTCCGAGAGAGAGCTCTTGATAACATGATGGATGGAGCGCTTGAagtgaaaaaagagaacatCTTGAAAATG GAAATACCTCCGCCTGAGTTTGTTTTGACCAAACCTGTCATCCACTggactgaggaggagaagaaaatccACAAAGAGTacgaaaagaaagacaaagacctgaatgaggagaaggagaaatacaaaaag GCTctggaaaatgaaataaaaaaactgcaggCAGCCACCAAGGACGTGACTGAAAGGTTTGATGAAACTTTGAAACAGCTGTTTGAGAAGAAACTAAACTGTGAAATGACTATATATCAG gaagaGCTCAAGATGACCTATCTTGCCTACTCAGTCCTCGTTGAAGTGGAGATGACAAATCGAGAGTTGGAGCTCAAGCGCAAACTTGAAAAAACAGTGACATACAAG GATGAAATTGGTGAGCAGCTGAAGACACATGAAGAGGAGGTAGAATTGTTTCATGAGAACTATAACACCACTGTAGCTGAGGACAAA GGTCTTGATAAAGAATTCAGGAAGGAGTTCTTCAATGTTCCAGGCCTTATGGTCGATCACCTTTATAAGTTATTCAAGCGTAGACCCAG GGTTCAAAAGATGAGGACTCAAACAGACAACAACTCCAACCCTTTTAAGGAGCAGCATCTGTGTGGTTCTCTGGCTCCCGATGCACTCGGAAAAATGCTGAAGGCCATGGAGGACCTGGATGCTCCAGAGAATATGCCAAAAGGCTTGAACCGCTCGATCTGGGATAAGTTTTGTCTGGTCCGCAGGGCAAAAGTAGAGAGCGAGCAAAAG GTAAAATTAAATGCTTTGACTCTTGCTGAGATGCAGGCGTTTCAgcagaagaggagagatgatGATACAGCTGTTcaacaggaaattaaaaatcTCTCTGATGAGCTTGAACG GCTGCACAAAGAGAGGAATCGTTTTCTGATGGACATCATGGTCCAGGTACTGCTCAAACCCGACCAGGTGGAGGTGTCCCTCACAGACATGATTGCTGACTTCACTGACTCTGTGCTTTACCCCAGGAGTGTGGTGGAGGACCTCAACACAACCGTCAGG TCCCTTGGAGGGCAGAAGATCGCCTCAATGGTGGGGTGCAAAGACTTCCGTAAGGGCATCATCCAGCTGCAGTGGGAGCACAAGAAGATGGCGATGCAAATAGAGGACCTCAACAACAAGAAGAGGGACGTTCAGAAGTTACAGCTCAGTAAGGAGCAACAAGAT TACCTCGACAGCAAAGATCAAGACAGCCGCATGTCCAAGCAGGTTTCCATTCTGGAGAAAACTATCGCTTTCCAGAAGAAG ACTCATCAACAGAGTGTGCAGCATCGCAGAAAAAAGATTGAACAGCTAAGTAAACAGGCAGCAATCAAAGCTAAGAAGACCAAAGTCGTAGAACAGCAGCTACCTAACATGCAGGTGGCTGTGGCAGAGAGGAGACATATCTATGAACAAATGG ATTCAGAGGAACACCAAGCAGCCGGAACAGAAGAGCGTTACCAGGAAATCGTTCAGAGGTCGAAGCTGAAGGACTTAGCCCAAGCGCAGGCGGAGGACCTGGCTATTCTCAGGGCAGAGGTGGTTCGTCTGAGGATGAAGAACTTTCCTTCACTTGATCAGCTAAAACACGTCTGA
- the sfr1 gene encoding swi5-dependent recombination DNA repair protein 1 homolog yields the protein MEITPKATKIKPVYSSPCDSVESSPSECKEEKHHQKLSSSLKERLKRTRRSFTSPHSVAKRLCVDEQEEDGRQVSADSRKTVNNSPLIIPHVDVNRNEVRTGSESFGPSPEPTRPPSQDFAQRDQLRKEVKDKMETLRRLKMVQMYRSKNDLTQLQTLVDKWRSCAQAALYELQSDVPIDGRKASLSELIDLFGLDGGFLHFDRTEEDFTT from the exons ATGGAGATCACTCCCAAAGCAACTAAAATAAAACCAGTGTATTCTTCCCCGTGTGATTCGGTGGAGTCGAGCCCCTCTGAATGTAAAGAGGAAAAG CATCATCAGAAGCTGAGCTCCTCTCTAAAGGAGAGGCTGAAGAGAACAAGGCGCTCCTTCACCTCGCCCCATTCTGTGGCCAAACGCCTTTGTGTTgatgagcaggaggaggatggcAGACAAGTTTCAGCAGATTCCCGAAAGACAGTTAATAACTCTCCACTGATCATTCCCCACGTTGATGTAAACAGGAATGAAGTTAGAACAGGGAGTGAAAGTTTTGGACCCAGTCCAGAACCTACTCGTCCTCCTTCACAAGACTTTGCACAACGAGACCAACTGAGGAAGGAGGTGAAAGACAAGATGGAGACTCTGCGCAGACTGAAGATGGTTCAGATGTACAGAAGCAAG aATGATCTAACACAGCTCCAGACCCTGGTTGACAAGTGGCGGAGCTGTGCTCAGGCTGCTCTGTATGAGCTCCAGTCAGATGTCCCCATAGACGGGCGAAAGGCCAGCCTGTCAGAGCTCATTGACCTCTTTGGTCTGGACGGTGGTTTTTTGCACTTTGATCGCACAGAGGAGGACTTTACTacctaa